A portion of the Pseudarthrobacter defluvii genome contains these proteins:
- the sucD gene encoding succinate--CoA ligase subunit alpha produces MSIYLNKDSKVIVQGITGGEGTKHTALMLKAGTNIVGGVNARKAGTTVMHGEKEINVYGTVKEAMAETGADVSIVFVPPAFTKNAVVEAIEAGIGLVVVITEGVPVQDSAEFWALAQSKVDADGNQVTRIIGPNCPGIITPGEALVGITPANITGKGPIGLVSKSGTLTYQMMYELRDLGFSTAIGIGGDPIIGTTHIDALAAFEADPETKAIVMIGEIGGDAEERAADFIKANVTKPVVGYVAGFTAPEGKTMGHAGAIVSGSAGTAQAKKEALEAAGVKVGKTPSETAKLLREVYSAL; encoded by the coding sequence ATGTCTATCTACCTCAACAAGGACTCCAAGGTCATCGTCCAGGGCATCACCGGCGGCGAAGGCACCAAGCACACCGCCCTGATGCTCAAGGCCGGCACCAACATTGTTGGCGGCGTCAACGCCCGCAAGGCCGGCACCACGGTCATGCACGGCGAGAAGGAAATTAACGTCTACGGCACCGTCAAGGAAGCCATGGCGGAAACCGGTGCTGACGTCTCCATCGTCTTCGTGCCGCCGGCATTCACCAAGAACGCCGTGGTTGAAGCCATCGAGGCCGGCATCGGCCTGGTGGTAGTCATCACCGAAGGCGTTCCCGTCCAGGACTCCGCCGAATTCTGGGCCCTGGCCCAGTCCAAGGTGGACGCCGACGGCAACCAGGTCACCCGCATCATCGGCCCGAACTGCCCCGGCATCATCACCCCCGGCGAAGCATTGGTTGGCATCACCCCCGCCAACATCACCGGCAAGGGCCCCATCGGCCTGGTGTCCAAGTCCGGCACGCTGACCTACCAGATGATGTACGAACTGCGCGACCTGGGCTTCTCCACCGCCATCGGCATCGGCGGCGACCCCATCATCGGCACCACGCACATCGACGCCCTCGCCGCGTTCGAGGCTGACCCCGAGACCAAGGCCATCGTCATGATCGGCGAGATCGGCGGCGACGCCGAAGAGCGCGCAGCCGACTTCATCAAGGCCAACGTCACCAAGCCGGTCGTCGGCTACGTGGCCGGCTTCACCGCTCCCGAAGGCAAGACCATGGGCCACGCAGGCGCCATCGTCTCCGGCTCGGCCGGTACCGCCCAGGCCAAGAAGGAAGCACTCGAGGCTGCCGGCGTGAAGGTTGGCAAGACGCCTTCCGAGACCGCCAAGCTGCTCCGCGAGGTCTACTCAGCCCTCTAG
- the sucC gene encoding ADP-forming succinate--CoA ligase subunit beta, translating to MDLFEYQARDMFEAHGVPVLAGIVAYTPEEAKAAAEKIGGVTVVKAQVKVGGRGKAGGVKVAKSADEAFEHASNILGMDIKGHTVKKVMIAQGADIAEEYYFSVLLDRANRNYLAMCSVEGGMEIEQLAVERPEALAKIAIDPAVGIDQTKADEIVAAAGFAEELRGKVAGVILKLWDVFKKEDATLVEVNPLVKTGNGEILALDGKVSLDENADFRHPKHAQLEDKDAADPLEAKAKEQDLNYVKLDGEVGIIGNGAGLVMSTLDVVAYAGENHGNVKPANFLDIGGGASAEVMAAGLDVILGDEQVKSVFVNVFGGITACDAVAKGIVGALAELGTSANKPLVVRLDGNNVEEGRRILTEANHPLVTLAATMDEGADKAAELANAAK from the coding sequence GTGGACCTGTTTGAATACCAGGCGCGCGATATGTTCGAGGCGCACGGTGTACCCGTGCTTGCCGGCATCGTGGCGTACACCCCAGAAGAAGCAAAGGCAGCTGCCGAGAAGATCGGCGGCGTTACCGTTGTCAAGGCACAGGTCAAGGTAGGCGGCCGCGGCAAGGCCGGCGGCGTCAAGGTGGCAAAGTCCGCCGACGAGGCATTTGAGCACGCCTCCAATATCCTGGGCATGGACATCAAAGGCCACACCGTCAAAAAGGTGATGATCGCCCAGGGTGCAGACATCGCCGAGGAATACTACTTCTCCGTCCTGCTGGACCGGGCCAACCGCAACTACCTGGCCATGTGCTCGGTTGAAGGCGGCATGGAAATCGAACAGCTCGCCGTCGAACGCCCCGAAGCGCTGGCCAAGATCGCCATCGACCCCGCCGTGGGCATCGACCAGACCAAGGCCGACGAAATTGTCGCAGCAGCCGGCTTCGCCGAGGAACTGCGCGGCAAGGTTGCCGGCGTCATCCTCAAGCTCTGGGACGTCTTCAAGAAGGAAGACGCCACCCTGGTGGAGGTCAACCCGCTGGTCAAGACCGGCAACGGTGAGATCCTGGCCCTCGACGGCAAGGTCTCCCTGGACGAGAACGCCGACTTCCGCCACCCCAAGCACGCACAGCTTGAGGACAAGGACGCAGCAGACCCGCTTGAGGCCAAGGCAAAGGAGCAGGACCTCAACTACGTCAAGCTGGACGGCGAAGTAGGCATCATCGGCAACGGCGCCGGCCTGGTCATGTCCACCCTCGACGTCGTTGCCTACGCCGGCGAAAACCACGGCAACGTCAAGCCCGCCAACTTCCTGGACATCGGCGGCGGAGCCTCGGCAGAGGTCATGGCCGCAGGCCTGGACGTCATCCTGGGCGACGAGCAGGTCAAGTCCGTGTTCGTCAACGTCTTCGGCGGCATCACCGCCTGTGACGCCGTCGCCAAGGGCATCGTCGGTGCACTGGCCGAGCTGGGCACCTCCGCCAACAAGCCGCTGGTAGTCCGCCTCGACGGCAACAACGTCGAGGAAGGCCGCCGCATCCTCACCGAGGCCAACCACCCGCTGGTTACCCTGGCCGCCACCATGGACGAGGGCGCCGACAAGGCCGCCGAGCTCGCCAACGCAGCTAAGTAA
- a CDS encoding MFS transporter, whose amino-acid sequence MTSRAAAPALSELGETTLRKVRRRLMPLIVLLYFIAYLDRNNVGFAKLGMQGDIGLTEAAYGLGAGIFFLGYALLEIPSNGGMYRFGARKWIARILISWGIFATAMFLVNGEATFYVIRFLLGAAEAGFFPAILFYLTLWFPAAQRVTVLGIFILAQPISNALGAPVSGMLLNLEGVAGLHGWQWLYILEGIPAIILGIITPFVMTDRPEHAKWLKPEEREWLSTTMSAELADKQKAGNHNFLAGLKDPRTIAYSALYFGLVCGIYGLGLWLPTIVKALGTFDSTQVGFIVFIPYAIAAVFVYFWSKRSDRTGNRVWHASISMVLAAVGLLGAGFLLPVNAVLAMVFLTLAAMGIYSAIAPFLAMPSAALTGAAAAAGLAMVNSLGNLGGFVAPYIVGILKDATGNSQTGLVFLAACLAVTAAATYLYARKRPEGVSAPGATVPAAETH is encoded by the coding sequence ATGACCTCCCGCGCCGCAGCCCCCGCACTCAGCGAACTGGGCGAGACCACCCTCCGCAAGGTTCGCCGGAGGCTCATGCCCCTGATCGTCCTGCTCTACTTCATTGCCTACCTCGACCGGAACAACGTGGGTTTCGCCAAGCTCGGCATGCAGGGCGACATCGGCCTGACCGAGGCTGCCTACGGACTGGGTGCAGGCATCTTCTTCCTGGGCTACGCGCTGCTGGAAATCCCGAGCAACGGCGGCATGTACCGCTTCGGCGCCCGCAAATGGATTGCCCGCATCCTGATCAGCTGGGGCATCTTCGCCACGGCCATGTTCCTGGTGAACGGCGAAGCCACCTTCTACGTCATCCGCTTCCTCCTTGGCGCGGCCGAAGCCGGCTTCTTCCCCGCCATCCTCTTCTACCTGACCCTCTGGTTCCCGGCAGCGCAGCGCGTGACCGTGCTGGGCATCTTCATCCTGGCCCAGCCCATCTCCAACGCCCTCGGCGCTCCCGTGTCCGGCATGCTCCTGAACCTGGAAGGCGTCGCCGGCCTGCACGGCTGGCAGTGGCTCTACATCCTTGAAGGCATCCCCGCGATCATCCTGGGCATCATCACGCCCTTCGTCATGACGGACCGCCCCGAGCATGCCAAGTGGCTCAAGCCGGAAGAACGCGAATGGCTCTCCACCACCATGAGCGCGGAGCTGGCTGACAAGCAGAAAGCCGGAAACCACAACTTCCTGGCAGGCCTGAAGGACCCCCGAACCATCGCCTACTCCGCGCTGTACTTCGGCCTGGTCTGCGGCATCTACGGCCTGGGACTCTGGCTGCCCACCATCGTCAAGGCGCTCGGAACGTTCGACTCAACCCAGGTCGGGTTCATCGTCTTCATCCCGTACGCCATCGCAGCCGTCTTCGTCTACTTCTGGAGCAAGCGCTCGGACCGCACCGGCAACCGCGTTTGGCACGCCAGCATCAGCATGGTGCTCGCCGCCGTCGGCCTCCTGGGCGCAGGCTTCCTGCTGCCGGTCAACGCGGTGCTCGCCATGGTGTTCCTGACCCTTGCGGCCATGGGCATCTACTCGGCGATCGCCCCGTTCCTGGCCATGCCCTCCGCCGCACTCACCGGTGCTGCTGCCGCCGCAGGGTTGGCCATGGTCAACTCACTCGGCAACCTGGGCGGCTTCGTCGCCCCCTATATCGTGGGCATCCTCAAGGATGCCACCGGTAACTCCCAGACCGGCCTGGTCTTCCTGGCCGCCTGCCTGGCCGTGACCGCCGCCGCCACTTACCTTTACGCACGCAAGCGGCCCGAAGGTGTCTCCGCCCCCGGTGCCACCGTTCCTGCCGCCGAAACCCACTAG
- a CDS encoding TetR/AcrR family transcriptional regulator — MARRTGEENRRNILTVATRLFYTRGIRAVGMDTVVKECGVGNATVYRQFPTKDALATAYVEGRADAWFARMREAAGEHEDPRAKLIAVFEVLATDCAGSSYRGCPMLNTNTEFPEGKHPAHLVAVTHKQQVRDWFCSLAVKAGAEDPDRIAEELLIVLNGVYATAAVLDGGTYGTRGVDMARRLIADACPGT, encoded by the coding sequence ATGGCGCGCAGGACGGGCGAGGAAAACCGCCGCAACATTCTCACAGTGGCTACGCGCCTGTTTTACACACGGGGCATCAGGGCTGTGGGGATGGATACGGTCGTCAAGGAGTGCGGGGTGGGCAACGCCACTGTGTACCGCCAATTCCCCACCAAGGACGCCCTCGCCACCGCCTACGTCGAAGGCCGCGCGGACGCCTGGTTTGCACGCATGCGCGAAGCTGCCGGAGAACATGAGGATCCACGGGCCAAGCTCATCGCCGTCTTCGAGGTACTCGCCACGGACTGCGCCGGCAGCAGCTACCGGGGATGCCCCATGCTGAATACCAATACTGAGTTTCCCGAAGGAAAGCATCCTGCCCACTTGGTGGCAGTGACCCACAAGCAACAGGTCCGCGACTGGTTCTGCTCCCTGGCGGTTAAAGCCGGGGCGGAGGACCCCGACCGGATCGCCGAGGAACTCCTCATCGTCCTAAACGGGGTCTACGCCACGGCAGCCGTCCTGGACGGTGGAACGTACGGAACACGCGGCGTAGACATGGCCAGAAGGCTCATCGCCGACGCCTGCCCGGGTACCTAG
- the pcrA gene encoding DNA helicase PcrA, with amino-acid sequence MLFDPYSDGPFKAAPAATARTRTGPEGVATTAGPGGMPGSGMAGQHQSGGWQQANQNGGNRHDAGSHHGGRRPDAAQLLEGLNPQQEEAVKHGGSALLIVAGAGSGKTRVLSNRIAYLIATGRAHHGEILAITFTNKAAAEMRERIEALVGGRAKIMWISTFHSSCVRILRQEAANVGLKSNFSIYDSADSLRLVTQVSKALDLDPKKFAPKAIQHKISALKNELIDADSFASAANYNDPFEHAVADVYKGYTQRLRQANAMDFDDLIAETVYMFRAFPALAESYRRRFRHVLVDEYQDTNHAQYALVREIVGEGPGASELTVVGDSDQSIYAFRGADIRNIVEFEKDYPEARTIKLEQNYRSTQNILSAANSVISRNPNRPEKRLWTAEGEGHKIIGYVGENEHDEAQFIAKEIDRLQDEENLRPGDVAIFYRTNAQSRSIEDVLVRVGLPYKVVGGTRFYERKEIKDALAYLRVLVNPDDDVNLRRVLNEPKRGIGDRAEGAIAALAERERTSFMAAARRADQAPAMATRSVNAVLGFVKMLDDLAEVAAGSGAAAALEAVLEQTGYLAALRSSTDPQDESRVENLAELVAVVREYEQENPEGSLAAFLEQVSLVADADQIPDAPGADIDEAVAEAKRLGVVTLMTLHTAKGLEFPVVFLTGMEHGLFPHQRSATDPKELAEERRLAYVGLTRARKRLYVTRSEVRSMWGQSQYNPASQFLEEIPAELLEWKREGTSRQAGGWGGGSIGSGRYSGSFWGAGTARGAAADSSAGFNADVPAFIAKNRVQPQKEIIAVSVGDKVNHTSFGNGTVLALEGAGDKTVAKVKFDVGEKRLLLRYAPLTKLDA; translated from the coding sequence ATGTTGTTTGACCCGTACTCTGACGGACCGTTCAAGGCCGCTCCCGCCGCCACCGCCCGCACCAGGACGGGGCCGGAGGGGGTTGCCACCACGGCCGGGCCGGGCGGAATGCCGGGCTCCGGCATGGCTGGGCAGCACCAGTCCGGCGGTTGGCAGCAGGCCAACCAGAACGGCGGGAACCGGCACGATGCCGGCAGCCACCATGGCGGCCGCCGCCCCGACGCTGCCCAGTTGCTGGAGGGGCTGAACCCACAGCAGGAGGAGGCCGTCAAGCACGGCGGGTCGGCGCTGCTGATCGTTGCCGGCGCAGGGTCGGGCAAGACCAGGGTGCTCAGTAACAGGATTGCGTACCTGATCGCCACCGGCCGTGCCCACCACGGCGAGATCCTGGCCATTACCTTCACCAACAAAGCGGCAGCGGAAATGCGGGAACGTATCGAGGCCCTGGTGGGCGGGCGCGCCAAGATCATGTGGATCTCCACGTTCCACTCGTCCTGCGTCCGCATCCTCCGGCAGGAAGCGGCCAACGTCGGTTTGAAGTCCAACTTCTCCATCTACGACTCCGCCGACTCCCTGCGGCTGGTCACCCAGGTTTCCAAGGCGCTGGACCTTGACCCCAAGAAGTTTGCGCCCAAGGCCATCCAGCACAAGATCTCGGCCCTGAAGAACGAACTGATCGACGCCGATTCCTTTGCCTCGGCGGCCAACTACAACGATCCCTTCGAGCACGCTGTGGCGGACGTCTACAAGGGGTACACCCAGCGCCTTCGCCAGGCCAATGCCATGGACTTCGACGACCTCATCGCCGAGACCGTCTACATGTTCCGGGCCTTCCCGGCGCTGGCCGAGTCCTACCGGCGCCGGTTCCGCCACGTCCTGGTGGACGAGTACCAGGACACCAACCATGCCCAGTACGCGCTGGTGCGGGAGATTGTGGGTGAAGGGCCGGGAGCTTCGGAACTCACGGTGGTGGGCGACTCGGACCAGTCCATCTACGCGTTCCGCGGCGCGGACATCCGGAACATCGTGGAGTTCGAAAAGGACTACCCGGAAGCCCGCACCATCAAGCTGGAACAGAACTACCGTTCCACCCAGAACATCCTGAGCGCCGCCAACTCGGTGATCTCGCGCAACCCCAACCGGCCGGAGAAACGGCTGTGGACAGCCGAGGGTGAAGGCCACAAGATCATCGGGTACGTCGGCGAAAACGAACACGACGAAGCGCAGTTCATTGCCAAGGAGATCGACAGGCTCCAGGACGAGGAGAACCTGCGCCCGGGCGACGTCGCCATCTTCTACCGCACCAACGCACAGTCCCGCTCCATCGAGGACGTGCTGGTGCGCGTGGGCTTGCCGTACAAGGTGGTGGGCGGAACACGCTTCTACGAGCGCAAGGAAATCAAGGACGCCCTGGCGTACCTGCGCGTCCTGGTGAACCCGGACGACGACGTCAACCTCCGCCGGGTGCTGAACGAGCCAAAGCGGGGCATCGGCGACCGCGCCGAAGGAGCCATCGCAGCCCTGGCCGAGCGGGAGCGGACATCCTTCATGGCCGCGGCGCGCCGGGCGGACCAGGCACCGGCGATGGCCACCCGTTCCGTCAACGCCGTCCTGGGCTTCGTGAAAATGCTGGACGACCTTGCCGAGGTAGCCGCCGGGTCCGGGGCTGCCGCAGCACTCGAAGCCGTCCTGGAACAGACCGGCTACCTTGCCGCGCTCCGCTCCAGCACGGATCCGCAGGACGAATCCCGCGTGGAGAACCTGGCCGAACTGGTGGCGGTGGTGCGCGAGTACGAACAGGAGAACCCGGAAGGGTCGCTGGCCGCGTTCCTGGAACAGGTGTCTCTGGTGGCGGACGCCGACCAGATCCCGGATGCCCCCGGCGCGGACATCGACGAAGCCGTGGCCGAGGCAAAGCGGCTGGGCGTGGTGACGCTCATGACACTGCACACGGCCAAGGGCCTGGAATTCCCGGTGGTGTTCCTCACCGGCATGGAGCACGGGCTTTTTCCGCACCAGCGATCCGCCACCGACCCCAAGGAACTGGCGGAGGAACGCCGGCTGGCTTACGTGGGCCTCACGCGTGCCCGCAAGCGGCTGTACGTCACCCGGTCCGAGGTCCGCAGCATGTGGGGCCAGAGCCAGTACAACCCCGCCAGCCAGTTCCTTGAGGAAATCCCCGCGGAGCTCCTGGAATGGAAGCGGGAGGGAACCAGCAGGCAGGCCGGCGGCTGGGGCGGCGGCTCCATCGGGTCCGGCCGCTACAGCGGGTCCTTCTGGGGTGCCGGCACGGCCCGCGGCGCAGCGGCGGACTCCTCTGCCGGCTTCAACGCCGATGTTCCGGCCTTCATCGCCAAAAACCGGGTGCAGCCGCAAAAGGAAATCATCGCCGTCAGCGTGGGGGACAAGGTCAACCACACCAGTTTCGGCAACGGGACCGTCCTGGCGCTGGAAGGTGCGGGGGACAAGACCGTAGCCAAGGTCAAGTTCGACGTCGGCGAGAAGCGGCTGCTGCTGCGGTACGCGCCGTTGACCAAGCTGGACGCCTAG
- a CDS encoding NADPH-dependent F420 reductase: protein MKAAVLGTGMVGRTIAARLAELGHAVTLGTRDPEVTLARSEADAMGTPPFADWGNQHPAIKVAGFADAAVGAELIVNATNGGASLEVLAQAGPENLDGKIILDIANPLDFSNGMPPTLFVKDTDSLGEQIQRAFPGARVVKSLNTMNADLMARPGQLADPGTVFVSGNDAEAKAIVSGLLQDFGHQDVIDLGDITTARGTEMLLPVWLRLWGALGKPTFNFKIVR from the coding sequence ATGAAAGCAGCAGTACTCGGAACAGGCATGGTTGGCCGTACCATCGCCGCACGCCTTGCTGAGCTCGGTCACGCTGTAACCCTGGGCACCCGCGATCCGGAGGTAACGCTGGCCAGGAGCGAGGCCGACGCCATGGGCACACCGCCTTTCGCCGACTGGGGCAATCAGCACCCCGCCATCAAAGTTGCCGGCTTCGCAGACGCCGCAGTGGGGGCGGAACTTATCGTCAACGCCACCAACGGCGGCGCGTCACTTGAGGTGCTGGCTCAGGCCGGGCCGGAAAATCTCGACGGCAAGATCATCCTCGACATCGCCAACCCCCTCGACTTCAGCAACGGCATGCCCCCGACCCTGTTCGTCAAGGACACCGACTCGCTGGGTGAGCAGATCCAGCGTGCCTTCCCCGGAGCCCGCGTAGTGAAGTCGCTGAACACCATGAACGCCGACCTCATGGCCCGGCCGGGACAGCTGGCCGACCCGGGCACGGTCTTCGTATCCGGCAACGACGCCGAGGCCAAGGCCATCGTCAGTGGCCTGCTGCAGGACTTTGGCCACCAGGATGTCATCGACCTCGGCGACATCACTACAGCGCGTGGAACTGAAATGCTCCTGCCCGTATGGCTCCGTCTTTGGGGTGCCCTCGGAAAACCCACGTTCAACTTCAAGATCGTGCGCTGA
- a CDS encoding sugar phosphate isomerase/epimerase family protein, with the protein MPYTAENWPIAAALLQFPGTRPDGTTVQDAPASDWQKVFEEVADAGFTNADLTDSWVRPGDLSAARLDELKSAATAAGLGLPSISAIRRSVIEEANWEDNLAYTHRTLEAAAHLGCEVVSIGLHQAITPEQQKQLWFWTVEGHKDPAGDKEAWNNAVTRIREVGKHAAELGLLVSLEMYEDTYLGTGDSSVQLVQDIDLPNVGLNPDLGNLIRLHRPIEDWRELVHKTLPYSNYWHVKNYIRDEDQARDQYVAMPAPMESGLISYREAFQFAISVGFQGIICTEHYGGDGLSVTAANQDYLRRQVLPKREGYALGTSLVAQGRQTPAAVPAR; encoded by the coding sequence ATGCCGTACACCGCTGAAAACTGGCCCATCGCCGCCGCCCTGCTGCAGTTCCCAGGAACCAGGCCGGATGGAACCACCGTGCAGGACGCCCCCGCAAGCGACTGGCAGAAGGTCTTCGAAGAAGTGGCCGACGCCGGTTTCACCAACGCCGATCTCACCGACAGCTGGGTTCGCCCCGGCGACCTCTCGGCCGCCCGGCTGGATGAACTGAAGTCCGCCGCCACCGCGGCCGGCCTGGGCCTGCCCTCCATCTCCGCGATCCGCCGCAGCGTGATCGAAGAAGCAAACTGGGAAGACAACCTGGCCTACACCCACCGCACCCTGGAGGCGGCAGCGCACCTCGGGTGCGAAGTGGTCTCGATCGGCCTGCACCAGGCCATCACCCCCGAGCAGCAGAAGCAGCTGTGGTTCTGGACTGTTGAAGGCCACAAGGATCCGGCAGGGGACAAGGAAGCGTGGAACAACGCCGTCACCCGCATCCGCGAAGTAGGGAAGCACGCCGCCGAACTCGGCCTCCTGGTGTCGCTGGAGATGTACGAGGACACCTACCTGGGAACGGGGGATTCCTCCGTGCAGCTCGTCCAGGACATCGACCTGCCCAACGTCGGCCTCAACCCGGACCTGGGCAACCTGATCCGCCTTCACCGTCCCATCGAGGACTGGCGCGAACTGGTGCACAAGACCCTGCCGTACTCCAACTACTGGCACGTCAAGAACTACATCCGCGATGAGGACCAGGCACGGGACCAGTACGTCGCCATGCCGGCCCCCATGGAATCCGGCCTCATCAGCTACCGCGAGGCCTTCCAGTTCGCCATCTCCGTTGGCTTCCAGGGCATCATCTGCACCGAACACTACGGTGGCGACGGCCTGAGCGTCACCGCCGCCAACCAGGACTACCTGCGCCGCCAGGTCCTGCCCAAGCGCGAAGGCTACGCCCTGGGCACCAGCCTGGTGGCCCAGGGCCGGCAGACCCCGGCGGCAGTCCCGGCCCGCTAA
- a CDS encoding GntR family transcriptional regulator codes for MATKKQASGGVSRQVLADHVYEALLVALMDGRLEAGTPVSIDGMARELDVSPTPVREALARLEATGMVRRMALRGYRVAPLFSPEELADLMDARLVIEPANAFMACKHADPELTQQLKQAIEDLKAAPRGPSFAEFRAYWEADERFHRLIAEFADNQFLLSAYNALGGQVQRFRFFGGLGVTDADYAIAEHTEILKAFEAGDAELARQKMIDHIEGVKQRSQHDSEIRS; via the coding sequence ATGGCAACCAAGAAGCAAGCCTCCGGCGGCGTGAGCAGGCAGGTCCTCGCCGACCACGTTTATGAAGCGCTTCTAGTTGCCCTCATGGACGGCCGGTTGGAGGCCGGCACGCCCGTCAGTATCGACGGAATGGCACGGGAACTGGACGTTTCCCCAACACCCGTCCGCGAGGCGCTCGCCCGGCTGGAAGCCACCGGAATGGTCCGGAGGATGGCCCTGCGCGGCTACCGGGTGGCGCCCCTGTTTTCCCCGGAAGAGCTGGCAGACCTCATGGACGCCCGGCTGGTAATCGAGCCGGCCAACGCCTTCATGGCCTGCAAGCACGCGGATCCGGAACTGACCCAGCAGCTGAAACAGGCCATCGAAGACCTGAAGGCAGCCCCGCGCGGTCCGTCCTTCGCCGAATTCCGCGCTTACTGGGAAGCCGATGAGCGTTTCCACCGCCTCATTGCAGAATTCGCGGACAATCAGTTCCTGCTGTCCGCCTACAATGCGCTGGGCGGCCAGGTGCAGCGTTTCCGCTTTTTCGGCGGACTGGGCGTGACCGACGCCGATTATGCCATCGCGGAGCACACCGAGATCCTCAAGGCTTTTGAAGCCGGCGACGCCGAGCTCGCCCGGCAGAAAATGATCGACCACATCGAGGGCGTCAAGCAGCGCTCACAGCACGACAGCGAAATTCGCAGCTAG
- a CDS encoding FadR/GntR family transcriptional regulator, whose translation MAEKRRSLVDAVVDKVLEHILSGEIKADDALPPEADIAKESGVSRLTAREAMNVLKAQNVVYVKRGLGTFVNPPERWTGMDAIMQAASRGVASDQVALRLLEVRRMVETGAAELAASRHRPADLAALQESVDRMEAAHQAGDVDALTVADIAFHDTVLRASGNPFVPALLGQLSTLLYAMRRETSAFPDVQRHAIHHHKMVLAAIAAGDPATARSTMDAHITQTFEDYEQFLAMSSRSEATAG comes from the coding sequence ATGGCAGAAAAGCGACGCAGCCTGGTCGACGCCGTCGTGGATAAAGTCCTGGAACACATCCTCAGCGGCGAGATTAAGGCCGACGACGCCCTTCCGCCTGAAGCTGATATTGCCAAGGAGTCCGGGGTCAGCAGGCTGACGGCACGTGAAGCGATGAACGTCCTGAAGGCCCAAAACGTGGTCTACGTAAAACGCGGGCTTGGCACGTTCGTCAATCCTCCGGAACGATGGACCGGCATGGATGCCATCATGCAGGCAGCCTCCAGGGGAGTGGCCTCGGACCAGGTGGCGCTGCGGCTCCTGGAAGTCCGCCGCATGGTGGAGACCGGGGCCGCTGAACTCGCCGCCTCACGCCACAGGCCGGCAGATCTCGCCGCCCTGCAGGAAAGCGTGGACCGGATGGAAGCGGCGCACCAGGCGGGCGATGTTGATGCCCTCACCGTGGCGGACATCGCCTTCCATGACACAGTCCTGCGCGCTTCCGGCAACCCCTTCGTGCCCGCCCTGCTGGGCCAGTTGTCCACGCTGCTATATGCCATGCGGCGGGAAACATCGGCATTCCCGGACGTCCAGCGCCACGCGATCCACCACCACAAAATGGTCCTGGCTGCCATAGCCGCCGGCGATCCTGCCACTGCCCGCTCCACCATGGACGCGCACATCACCCAGACCTTCGAGGACTACGAGCAGTTCCTCGCCATGTCCAGCCGCTCTGAAGCCACCGCCGGCTGA
- a CDS encoding SDR family NAD(P)-dependent oxidoreductase — MTTQHAFPAERTAVLTGAASARGIGRATADRLAGEGWSIAILDINAEDAQAAAAEIGANRAVKAIGVGADVSDEASVDRAITEIEQALPPIVGLVNLAGISSPTPFMETTVAEWDKVFAINMRGTFVVSQRVLKGMIDRELGRIVSISSISAQRGGGTYSKVAYSASKAGILGFTRALAREVGEHNITVNAIAPGPIDTDIMGGTLTEERKAQMSEGIMMGRVGTREEVAALIAFLLSADAGYITAATYDINGGLQVS, encoded by the coding sequence ATGACAACCCAGCACGCATTCCCCGCAGAACGCACCGCAGTACTCACCGGAGCCGCTTCAGCCCGCGGCATCGGCCGCGCAACGGCCGACCGCCTGGCCGGCGAGGGATGGTCCATCGCCATCCTGGACATCAATGCCGAAGACGCCCAGGCCGCCGCCGCGGAAATCGGAGCCAACCGGGCCGTCAAGGCCATTGGTGTGGGAGCCGATGTGTCGGACGAGGCATCCGTGGACCGTGCCATCACGGAGATCGAGCAGGCGCTTCCGCCGATCGTTGGACTGGTGAACCTCGCCGGCATCAGCTCGCCCACCCCCTTCATGGAAACCACGGTGGCGGAATGGGACAAGGTGTTCGCCATCAACATGCGCGGTACCTTCGTGGTGTCGCAGCGGGTCCTCAAGGGCATGATTGACCGGGAGTTGGGCAGGATCGTCAGCATCTCCTCGATTTCCGCCCAGCGCGGCGGCGGCACCTACTCCAAGGTTGCCTACAGCGCTTCCAAAGCCGGCATCCTCGGGTTCACCCGTGCCCTTGCCCGCGAAGTGGGCGAGCACAACATCACCGTGAACGCCATTGCTCCTGGCCCGATCGACACCGACATCATGGGCGGGACCCTGACCGAAGAGCGCAAGGCCCAGATGTCCGAGGGGATCATGATGGGCAGGGTGGGAACCCGCGAGGAAGTGGCCGCGCTGATTGCGTTCCTTCTCAGCGCGGACGCCGGCTACATTACGGCCGCCACCTATGACATCAACGGCGGACTGCAGGTCTCCTAA